In a single window of the Rickettsiales bacterium genome:
- a CDS encoding circularly permuted type 2 ATP-grasp protein, with protein sequence MVFENYNSGKFYDELFDENNKARQSALPLVWGLSHLKLSELRKKQEVAETLLMQMGVTFTVYGDKRSTEKIMPFDIIPRIIPASEFDYIEKGLKQRIHALNLFLSDCYGEKKIFKDKIIPEDLIFKSEFYIPQLDGFRPPKDVWVHISGIDL encoded by the coding sequence ATGGTTTTTGAAAATTACAATTCTGGCAAATTTTATGATGAGCTTTTTGATGAGAATAACAAAGCCCGTCAATCTGCATTGCCATTAGTTTGGGGGCTTTCTCACCTTAAACTTTCCGAACTTAGAAAAAAGCAAGAAGTTGCAGAAACATTACTTATGCAAATGGGCGTAACCTTCACGGTTTACGGCGATAAACGCTCCACTGAAAAAATTATGCCGTTTGATATTATCCCTCGTATAATTCCCGCAAGTGAATTTGATTACATTGAGAAAGGCTTAAAGCAACGCATTCACGCCTTAAATTTATTCCTTTCTGATTGTTACGGCGAGAAAAAAATCTTCAAAGATAAAATTATCCCCGAAGATTTAATCTTCAAAAGTGAGTTTTACATTCCTCAGCTTGATGGCTTCCGCCCGCCAAAAGATGTGTGGGTGCATATTAGTGGCATTGATTTA